Proteins encoded in a region of the Solanum dulcamara chromosome 9, daSolDulc1.2, whole genome shotgun sequence genome:
- the LOC129903110 gene encoding tubby-like F-box protein 8, with translation MSFRSIARDIRDSIGSLSRRSFEVRLSSHNRGKSQSAVHELHDHAIVIQSSCWASLPPELLRDVIKRLEASESAWPARKHVVACAAVCRSWREMCKEIVQRPEFSGKLTFPISLKQPGFWDGTIQCFIRRDKAKLTYQLFLCLSPALLVENGKFLLSAKRNRRTTCTEYIISMNADNISRSNSSYIGKLRSNFLGTKFIIYDTQPPYNSSSIPPPGGSRRFYSKKVSPKVPTGSYNIAQVSYELNVLGTRGPRRMNCVMHSIPISSLQPGGTVPGQAELLPPNLEDSFRSMSFSKSIDASTEFNSARFSDIGGPSKVDEEGKSSVLVLRNKAPRWHEQLQCWCLNFRGRVTVASVKNFQLIAATQLAAGAPTPAQPAQSSSDQDKIILQFGKVGKDMFTMDYRYPLSAFQAFAICLSSFDTKLACE, from the exons ATGTCTTTCCGCAGTATAGCTCGGGATATCAGGGATAGTATTGGAAGCTTGTCTAGGCGGAGTTTCGAGGTTAGGCTGTCCAGTCATAACAGAGGGAAGTCTCAGAGTGCTGTTCATGAGTTGCATGACCATGCTATAGTCATTCAAAGCAGTTGTTGGGCAAGCCTTCCGCCAGAGTTACTTCGTGATGTAATTAAAAGATTGGAGGCAAGTGAGAGTGCGTGGCCTGCTCGTAAACATGTTGTCGCGTGTGCAGCTGTTTGCCGCTCATGGAGGGAGATGTGCAAAGAAATTGTTCAGCGTCCGGAATTCTCTGGAAAGTTGACCTTTCCCATCTCTCTTAAGCAG CCTGGTTTTTGGGATGGAACCATCCAATGCTTCATCCGGAGGGACAAAGCTAAATTAACTTACCAACTTTTCCTTTGCCTTAGCCCTG CCTTGCTTGTAGAAAATGGCAAGTTTCTTCTTTCAGCAAAGCGTAATCGGAGAACCACATGTACAGAGTACATCATCTCTATGAATGCAGATAACATATCAAGGTCAAACAGCTCTTACATTGGAAAACTGAG gtcaaattttctggGCACAAAGTTCATAATTTATGATACTCAGCCACCATACAACAGTTCTAGTATTCCTCCACCTGGTGGCAGCCGGAGATTCTACTCCAAGAAAGTTTCTCCCAAAGTCCCTACAGGAAGCTACAACATTGCACAGGTTAGCTACGAACTGAATGTACTCGGAACCAGGGGGCCTCGCAGGATGAATTGTGTCATGCACTCAATCCCCATCTCGTCCCTTCAACCCGGGGGCACTGTCCCAGGCCAAGCTGAACTTCTCCCTCCCAATCTTGAAGACTCATTTAGGAGCATGTCCTTCTCAAAATCAATTGATGCTTCAACAGAATTCAATAGTGCTCGGTTTTCAGATATTGGGGGTCCAAGTAAAGTAGATGAAGAAGGGAAGAGTAGTGTTTTGGTTCTTCGAAATAAGGCACCTAGATGGCATGAACAGCTGCAATGTTGGTGTCTGAATTTCCGAGGGAGGGTAACTGTCGCCTCTGTCAAGAATTTCCAGTTGATTGCTGCTACACAGCTTGCAGCTGGTGCCCCAACACCAGCACAACCGGCTCAGTCATCATCAGATCAAGACAAGATTATCTTGCAGTTTGGTAAGGTTGGGAAAGATATGTTTACAATGGATTATCGGTATCCTTTGTCTGCCTTTCAGGCTTTCGCCATCTGTTTGAGCAGCTTTGACACAAAGTTGGCATGTGAATAG